Proteins encoded by one window of Xiphias gladius isolate SHS-SW01 ecotype Sanya breed wild chromosome 15, ASM1685928v1, whole genome shotgun sequence:
- the zgc:66455 gene encoding uncharacterized protein zgc:66455 isoform X1, which translates to MQLKNSFNLKSVPLIFLLMCCAYWKRCAAQVSGEGGNEPPDGHKGEGNAFFALRSCHQLLRGDNGEFFSPDYLCSNPPLWCNWTIQVDPGKRIHLHLEDLTPDDACHLKQDQIHVDDPASHFGGHKILQKCWREARYTSSSNTLDVVLLIAGWPNLPHRGFYGNYQAFGPPVAYNPQEGFTVTDEESEPALGPMDISEFGPVMNGEQMDSGLLEHPSPANSDLIYDYYNQYSAMTAELPWEPEEAVDTDAEVAENLHPASGNYSHVYPFTAVASTQGTSRSGRGITRTPSSGSDSAVRATSPQQQHELEPTSRTPAAVRRNVEEASTQPEGAAVPGDESGARNRSQEEEPATGSEQATDGENSNASDRHPSTSEGPEPGETEQTHPHPNMVEPLLDHRGNLDVRNHSEIPHLPGDHLFEVAVEVNFSQDLEESWDNLARSLLLSVKALISEQLEALNTPLSISSKRIKRLNAGVLYILWLQIGEGPGSQQVHRVVHSAMQGLIATHVGLLGIHRKAVVISVSTADVNECGTQLVLCDVNADCVNQFGSYSCHCRTGFLDESRLGSGGTVCVDMKAAGCSAGLSAETKGVYVLFFLLSSLILMLLAAAGLLYHRHYRGMFLVRCRSSGSISPPDPNNNRRHHGSYSSPVDSDLPPPPPPARGPREGWPQVKERCAAVDLPLLRFSPLLPPDGYMEPRDGGKL; encoded by the exons ATGCAGCTCAAGAACAGCTTTAACCTAAAAAGTGTGCCGCTCATATTTCTACTAATGTGTTGTGCGTATTGGAAACGCTGTGCTGCACAG GTGAGCGGAGAGGGAGGAAACGAACCTCCAG ATGGACACAAGGGTGAGGGCAACGCTTTCTTCGCCCTGCGGAGCTGCCACCAGCTGCTGCGCGGCGACAACGGCGAGTTTTTCTCCCCGGACTACCTGTGCTCCAACCCACCTCTGTGGTGCAACTGGACCATCCAGGTGGATCCTGGGAAGAGGATTCACCTCCACCTGGAGGACCTGACCCCCGATGACGCCTGCCACCTCAAACAGGACCAGATCCATGTGGACGACCCCGCCAGCCATTTTGGGGGGCATAAGATCCTGCAGAAGTGCTGGCGGGAGGCCAGGtacacctcctcctccaacacACTGGATGTGGTGCTACTGATTGCAGGCTGGCCCAACCTGCCGCACAGGGGTTTCTACGGCAACTACCAGGCGTTTGGACCGCCGGTGGCTTACAACCCACAGGAAGGCTTCACGGTGACCGACGAAGAGTCAGAACCAGCTCTGGGACCGATGGACATCAGTGAATTTGGACCAGTAATGAATGGTGAACAGATGGACTCGGGTTTGCTAGAGCATCCGTCACCAGCGAATTCTGACCTAATTTATGATTATTACAATCAATATTCGGCCATGACAGCTGAGCTGCCCTGGGAGCCCGAGGAGGCGGTGGACACGGACGCTGAG GTGGCTGAAAACCTCCATCCAGCCTCGGGGAACTACAGTCACGTCTACCCGTTCACGGCTGTAGCGTCCACCCAGGGGACCTCCCGATCGGGAAGAGGCATCACTCGCACCCCTTCAAGCGGCTCTGACTCGGCTGTCCGCGCTACGTCTCCACAGCAGCAACACGAGCTCGAACCCACCAGTCGCACCCCGGCAGCAGTGCGGAGGAATGTGGAGGAAGCTTCGACCCAACCGGAGGGTGCTGCTGTTCCAGGGGATGAGAGTGGCGCGCGGAACCGGTCCCAGGAGGAAGAGCCTGCCACCGGTTCAGAACAAGCCACAGACGGTGAGAACAGCAACGCCTCGGACCGGCACCCCTCCACCTCCGAGGGACCAGAACCAGGGGAGACTGAACAGACTCATCCTCACCCCAACATGGTGGAGCCGCTGTTGGACCACAGAGGGAACC TCGATGTTAGAAATCACTCTGAAATTCCGCATCTTCCTGGCG ATCACCTGTTCGAAGTGGCTGTTGAGGTAAATTTCAGCCAGGATCTGGAGGAGTCCTGGGACAACCTGGCCAGGTCACTGCTGCTGTCGGTAAAGGCTTTG ATCAGTGAGCAGCTAGAGGCTCTGAACACGCCGCTGTCCATATCCtccaaaagaataaaaag gttgaATGCAGGAGTGCTGTACATCCTCTGGCTGCAGATCGGAGAGGGGCCCGGAAGTCAGCAGGTGCACAGGGTCGTCCACTCCGCCATGCAGGGCCTCATTGCCACACATGTGGGCCTTCTGGGAATCCACAGGAAGGCTGTCGTCATCTCCGTGTCGACTGCAG ATGTAAACGAGTGCGGGACCCAGCTGGTGCTGTGTGACGTCAACGCAGACTGCGTGAACCAGTTCGGCTCGTACTCGTGCCACTGCAGGACCGGCTTCCTGGACGAGTCCCGGTTGGGATCGGGAGGAACCGTCTGTGTGGACATGAAGGCTGCAG GTTGCAGCGCAGGCCTGTCTGCTGAGACTAAAGGCGTCTACGTGCTTTTCTTCCTGCTCAGCTCCCTCATCCTGATGCTGCTGGCGGCGGCCGGCCTGCTGTACCACCGTCACTACCGGGGGATGTTCCTGGTTCGCTGCCGCAGCAGCGGCAGCATCTCTCCCCCTGACCCCAACAACAATCGCCGCCATCACGGCAGCTACTCGAGCCCTGTGGACTCCGACCTGCCCCCGCCACCCCCGCCCGCCCGGGGCCCCAGAGAGGGCTGGCCCCAGGTGAAGGAGCGCTGCGCGGCTGTGGACCTGCCGCTGCTTCGCTTCAGCCCTCTGCTGCCGCCGGACGGCTACATGGAGCCACGGGACGGTGGGAAGTTGTGA
- the zgc:66455 gene encoding uncharacterized protein zgc:66455 isoform X2 encodes MQLKNSFNLKSVPLIFLLMCCAYWKRCAAQVSGEGGNEPPDGHKGEGNAFFALRSCHQLLRGDNGEFFSPDYLCSNPPLWCNWTIQVDPGKRIHLHLEDLTPDDACHLKQDQIHVDDPASHFGGHKILQKCWREARYTSSSNTLDVVLLIAGWPNLPHRGFYGNYQAFGPPVAYNPQEGFTVTDEESEPALGPMDISEFGPVMNGEQMDSGLLEHPSPANSDLIYDYYNQYSAMTAELPWEPEEAVDTDAEVAENLHPASGNYSHVYPFTAVASTQGTSRSGRGITRTPSSGSDSAVRATSPQQQHELEPTSRTPAAVRRNVEEASTQPEGAAVPGDESGARNRSQEEEPATGSEQATDGENSNASDRHPSTSEGPEPGETEQTHPHPNMVEPLLDHRGNLDVRNHSEIPHLPGDHLFEVAVEVNFSQDLEESWDNLARSLLLSVKALISEQLEALNTPLSISSKRIKRLNAGVLYILWLQIGEGPGSQQVHRVVHSAMQGLIATHVGLLGIHRKAVVISVSTADVNECGTQLVLCDVNADCVNQFGSYSCHCRTGFLDESRLGSGGTVCVDMKAAAPSS; translated from the exons ATGCAGCTCAAGAACAGCTTTAACCTAAAAAGTGTGCCGCTCATATTTCTACTAATGTGTTGTGCGTATTGGAAACGCTGTGCTGCACAG GTGAGCGGAGAGGGAGGAAACGAACCTCCAG ATGGACACAAGGGTGAGGGCAACGCTTTCTTCGCCCTGCGGAGCTGCCACCAGCTGCTGCGCGGCGACAACGGCGAGTTTTTCTCCCCGGACTACCTGTGCTCCAACCCACCTCTGTGGTGCAACTGGACCATCCAGGTGGATCCTGGGAAGAGGATTCACCTCCACCTGGAGGACCTGACCCCCGATGACGCCTGCCACCTCAAACAGGACCAGATCCATGTGGACGACCCCGCCAGCCATTTTGGGGGGCATAAGATCCTGCAGAAGTGCTGGCGGGAGGCCAGGtacacctcctcctccaacacACTGGATGTGGTGCTACTGATTGCAGGCTGGCCCAACCTGCCGCACAGGGGTTTCTACGGCAACTACCAGGCGTTTGGACCGCCGGTGGCTTACAACCCACAGGAAGGCTTCACGGTGACCGACGAAGAGTCAGAACCAGCTCTGGGACCGATGGACATCAGTGAATTTGGACCAGTAATGAATGGTGAACAGATGGACTCGGGTTTGCTAGAGCATCCGTCACCAGCGAATTCTGACCTAATTTATGATTATTACAATCAATATTCGGCCATGACAGCTGAGCTGCCCTGGGAGCCCGAGGAGGCGGTGGACACGGACGCTGAG GTGGCTGAAAACCTCCATCCAGCCTCGGGGAACTACAGTCACGTCTACCCGTTCACGGCTGTAGCGTCCACCCAGGGGACCTCCCGATCGGGAAGAGGCATCACTCGCACCCCTTCAAGCGGCTCTGACTCGGCTGTCCGCGCTACGTCTCCACAGCAGCAACACGAGCTCGAACCCACCAGTCGCACCCCGGCAGCAGTGCGGAGGAATGTGGAGGAAGCTTCGACCCAACCGGAGGGTGCTGCTGTTCCAGGGGATGAGAGTGGCGCGCGGAACCGGTCCCAGGAGGAAGAGCCTGCCACCGGTTCAGAACAAGCCACAGACGGTGAGAACAGCAACGCCTCGGACCGGCACCCCTCCACCTCCGAGGGACCAGAACCAGGGGAGACTGAACAGACTCATCCTCACCCCAACATGGTGGAGCCGCTGTTGGACCACAGAGGGAACC TCGATGTTAGAAATCACTCTGAAATTCCGCATCTTCCTGGCG ATCACCTGTTCGAAGTGGCTGTTGAGGTAAATTTCAGCCAGGATCTGGAGGAGTCCTGGGACAACCTGGCCAGGTCACTGCTGCTGTCGGTAAAGGCTTTG ATCAGTGAGCAGCTAGAGGCTCTGAACACGCCGCTGTCCATATCCtccaaaagaataaaaag gttgaATGCAGGAGTGCTGTACATCCTCTGGCTGCAGATCGGAGAGGGGCCCGGAAGTCAGCAGGTGCACAGGGTCGTCCACTCCGCCATGCAGGGCCTCATTGCCACACATGTGGGCCTTCTGGGAATCCACAGGAAGGCTGTCGTCATCTCCGTGTCGACTGCAG ATGTAAACGAGTGCGGGACCCAGCTGGTGCTGTGTGACGTCAACGCAGACTGCGTGAACCAGTTCGGCTCGTACTCGTGCCACTGCAGGACCGGCTTCCTGGACGAGTCCCGGTTGGGATCGGGAGGAACCGTCTGTGTGGACATGAAGGCTGCAG CTCCCTCATCCTGA